In Symmachiella dynata, the following are encoded in one genomic region:
- a CDS encoding THUMP domain-containing class I SAM-dependent RNA methyltransferase produces MTQQLELIATAAFGLEAVVSRELKSLGYADQTVEDGRISFRGDAAAICRCNLWLRSAERVLVKLAEFETTDFGELFDRTKEIPWADWIPADGAFPVRGKSIKSQLHSVPDCQRLVKKAIVEKLKLSHGSAWFEETGPEFAVEVALLRDRATISLDTSGVGLHKRGYRKLTGHAPLRETLSAALIQLSYWNADRHLLDPFCGTGTIPIEAALIGKNIAPGLQREFAADSWPIIDRALWKQAREEANDLARRDQELQIIGTDIDKEALSQARYHARQVGMENDIHFQQKAFADTSSPRKYACLITNPPYGERMGEQEEAEALYRQMATVFATLDTWSIYVLTSHPNFEELVEKKAGRRRKLYNGRIACTYFQYPGPRPPRAKATDKPAEETGDSAGGANE; encoded by the coding sequence ATGACTCAACAGTTGGAATTGATCGCTACCGCAGCTTTTGGCTTGGAAGCTGTCGTTTCGCGCGAATTGAAATCGCTGGGCTATGCGGACCAGACGGTCGAAGATGGCCGCATCAGTTTTAGGGGAGATGCGGCGGCAATTTGCCGGTGCAATCTTTGGTTGCGAAGTGCCGAGCGGGTGTTGGTCAAGTTGGCTGAGTTTGAAACCACCGACTTTGGCGAATTGTTTGATCGGACCAAAGAGATTCCCTGGGCCGATTGGATCCCCGCTGACGGCGCGTTTCCTGTGCGGGGAAAATCGATCAAATCGCAGCTGCACAGCGTGCCCGATTGCCAACGTTTGGTCAAAAAAGCGATTGTCGAAAAACTGAAGTTGTCACACGGCAGCGCGTGGTTTGAGGAAACGGGCCCAGAGTTCGCCGTCGAAGTGGCGCTATTGCGAGACCGGGCCACGATTTCGCTCGACACGTCCGGCGTCGGTCTGCACAAACGGGGATATCGCAAACTGACCGGCCACGCTCCGCTGCGCGAGACGTTATCCGCCGCATTAATCCAACTGAGTTATTGGAATGCCGACCGGCATTTGTTGGATCCCTTTTGCGGCACGGGCACGATTCCGATTGAAGCGGCGCTGATTGGAAAAAACATCGCGCCGGGACTGCAGCGGGAATTCGCAGCGGACAGTTGGCCGATCATTGACCGGGCACTTTGGAAACAGGCGCGGGAAGAAGCGAACGATCTAGCTCGGCGCGATCAGGAACTGCAGATCATCGGCACCGACATTGATAAAGAGGCACTCAGCCAGGCGCGGTATCACGCGCGACAGGTGGGGATGGAGAACGACATCCACTTCCAGCAAAAAGCGTTTGCCGATACGAGCAGTCCCCGCAAGTATGCTTGTCTGATCACAAATCCGCCTTATGGTGAACGGATGGGGGAGCAGGAAGAGGCGGAGGCGTTGTATCGGCAGATGGCGACCGTTTTTGCTACGCTCGACACTTGGTCGATCTATGTGCTGACCTCACACCCGAATTTTGAGGAATTGGTTGAAAAGAAAGCGGGGCGGCGGCGAAAATTGTACAACGGGCGGATTGCTTGTACGTATTTCCAATATCCCGGCCCCCGCCCACCGCGTGCGAAAGCAACTGACAAACCCGCTGAAGAAACCGGCGACTCGGCTGGCGGCGCGAACGAGTGA
- a CDS encoding response regulator, with translation MPKRVLDVGQCVPDHSSIRHLVESNFDAQVVQAHNHEEALSELREGEFALVLINRKLDRDYSDGIEILKAIKADAAIADVPVMLITNYADHQELAQAAGGEPGFGKDSLSTPMAREMLAPYLG, from the coding sequence ATGCCCAAACGTGTTCTCGATGTCGGCCAATGCGTCCCAGACCACTCCTCCATTCGCCATTTGGTGGAAAGCAATTTCGACGCCCAAGTTGTGCAAGCCCACAATCACGAGGAAGCTCTCAGCGAACTCCGCGAGGGCGAGTTCGCTTTGGTGCTCATCAATCGCAAATTGGACCGCGACTATAGCGACGGCATCGAGATTCTGAAAGCAATCAAGGCCGATGCGGCCATCGCCGACGTGCCGGTGATGCTGATCACCAACTATGCCGACCACCAAGAACTGGCCCAAGCCGCCGGCGGGGAACCCGGTTTCGGCAAAGACTCGCTCTCCACGCCGATGGCCCGCGAAATGCTCGCCCCTTACCTGGGCTGA
- a CDS encoding BlaI/MecI/CopY family transcriptional regulator, translated as MPPNSQQLSDAESDVLKTLWRLGPSTARQINEDLQQQGQTWAHTTVLTLLQRLEAKQCVHIDKSSFAHIFRPAVTRDKLLRGRVTDLIENFCDGAASPMLQALVKGHRFSDDEIAQFRDLLDKLEQRGKRTQD; from the coding sequence ATGCCCCCCAATTCGCAACAACTCAGCGACGCCGAAAGCGATGTCCTCAAGACGCTCTGGCGGCTCGGCCCCAGCACAGCGCGGCAGATCAATGAAGATCTGCAACAGCAAGGACAGACCTGGGCGCACACAACCGTGCTCACGCTGCTGCAACGCTTGGAAGCGAAACAGTGCGTACACATCGACAAGTCCTCCTTCGCGCACATCTTTCGCCCAGCGGTCACCCGAGACAAACTGTTGCGCGGCCGCGTTACGGATTTGATCGAGAATTTCTGTGACGGCGCCGCCAGTCCCATGCTCCAAGCGCTCGTCAAAGGACACCGCTTCTCCGACGACGAAATTGCCCAATTTCGCGACTTGTTGGACAAATTGGAGCAACGCGGAAAACGCACCCAGGACTGA